In Thermococcus stetteri, the following proteins share a genomic window:
- the cca gene encoding CCA tRNA nucleotidyltransferase, with protein sequence MTIDDLLKEVLLRIVPSEDERALVDRTMEELKELAEETAKERELDVKLYFVGSTAKDTYLSGDHDFDLFLAFPLDTPLEELREKGLELGKAIGEKLEDYEVAYAEHPYVRARYRGNKVDLVPCYDVRGWRDVRTAVDRSILHTRWVNENLNGRNDDVRLLKRFLKGIKAYGSEIYVRGFSGYLAEILVIKYGSFMDVIERADFILRQKVIDPANWLKKEPEIAMKTVKREVEEDKPLVVIDPVDPRRNVAANLGWEKYGRFYFSSLEFLQEPSLEFFFPAERTAGDYLGELRQKGTHLVTLLFDVPPMVDDLLFPQLERSARGFEKALSREGFAVFGWNVGRYGTEKAFVMLELDRVERPRVKVHPGPEFFTERGRDFYRKNERVWLVGKRLYAEKTVKENLVDVIRELLEKNQVALGKNLREPIKKADILVDYVPKPLESEAYFFLSREKNGLKQ encoded by the coding sequence ATGACAATCGACGACCTCCTGAAGGAAGTCCTCCTCAGAATCGTGCCCAGCGAGGATGAAAGGGCATTAGTGGATAGAACGATGGAGGAACTCAAGGAACTGGCAGAGGAAACTGCGAAAGAGCGTGAACTCGATGTCAAGCTGTACTTCGTTGGCTCCACCGCAAAGGACACGTATCTCTCCGGAGACCACGACTTCGACCTCTTCCTCGCGTTCCCCCTCGACACTCCGCTGGAGGAGCTCAGGGAAAAGGGTTTGGAGCTCGGGAAAGCCATCGGGGAGAAGCTCGAGGACTACGAGGTGGCCTACGCGGAGCATCCGTACGTCAGGGCTCGCTATAGGGGAAACAAGGTCGATCTCGTGCCCTGCTACGACGTGAGAGGCTGGAGGGACGTGAGGACGGCCGTTGACCGCTCAATACTCCACACAAGGTGGGTGAACGAGAACCTCAACGGGAGGAATGATGACGTTCGGCTGCTCAAGCGCTTCCTCAAGGGAATTAAAGCCTATGGAAGCGAGATCTACGTTAGGGGATTTTCCGGATACCTGGCGGAGATACTGGTTATAAAGTACGGCTCTTTCATGGACGTCATCGAAAGGGCGGACTTCATCCTGAGGCAGAAGGTCATCGACCCGGCAAACTGGCTGAAGAAGGAACCTGAAATAGCGATGAAGACCGTAAAGAGGGAAGTTGAGGAGGACAAGCCGCTTGTTGTCATAGACCCGGTCGACCCAAGGAGGAACGTGGCGGCAAATCTAGGCTGGGAGAAGTATGGGAGGTTCTACTTCAGCTCCCTTGAGTTCCTTCAGGAGCCGTCGCTTGAGTTCTTCTTCCCGGCCGAGAGGACGGCTGGAGACTACCTGGGAGAGCTCAGGCAGAAGGGAACCCATCTCGTCACCCTGCTCTTCGATGTCCCTCCAATGGTTGACGATCTCTTGTTCCCTCAGCTGGAGCGGAGCGCGAGAGGATTTGAGAAGGCCCTTTCAAGGGAGGGCTTTGCAGTATTCGGGTGGAATGTTGGGCGGTACGGTACCGAAAAGGCATTCGTAATGCTCGAACTCGACAGGGTTGAGAGGCCGAGGGTAAAAGTCCACCCCGGCCCCGAGTTCTTCACGGAGAGGGGGAGGGACTTCTACAGGAAGAACGAGAGGGTCTGGCTCGTAGGTAAGAGGCTCTACGCGGAGAAGACCGTGAAAGAAAACCTCGTCGATGTAATCAGAGAACTGCTTGAGAAGAACCAGGTCGCCCTCGGGAAGAACCTCCGGGAACCGATAAAGAAAGCGGACATCCTCGTGGACTACGTACCGAAACCTTTAGAGAGCGAGGCATATTTCTTCCTTAGCAGAGAGAAAAACGGCCTTAAACAGTAG
- the yjjX gene encoding inosine/xanthosine triphosphatase: MKVAVGSTNPAKVKAVREVFQGIYGDVEVVPIEVDSGVPDQPMGLEETVKGAINRARQALEKTGADFGVGIEAGLYSVPETITGYMDVQFCAVVDREGRITLGHGPGFEYPPGVIKRVFGEGVEVGIAMGELVNDPGLKRKIGAIGVLTHGRLVRKELNKLAVLMALVPRLNPEWYGL, encoded by the coding sequence ATGAAAGTGGCCGTTGGCTCGACAAACCCAGCCAAAGTTAAGGCTGTTAGAGAGGTTTTCCAGGGGATTTATGGAGACGTGGAGGTAGTCCCCATCGAGGTGGACAGCGGAGTTCCAGACCAGCCGATGGGGCTTGAGGAGACGGTTAAGGGAGCAATCAACAGAGCCAGACAGGCTCTCGAGAAAACTGGGGCGGATTTTGGAGTGGGCATCGAGGCCGGCCTCTATTCGGTTCCAGAGACGATTACAGGCTATATGGACGTCCAGTTCTGCGCGGTGGTTGACAGGGAGGGCAGGATAACCCTCGGACACGGGCCGGGCTTTGAGTACCCTCCAGGTGTAATCAAGCGAGTGTTTGGAGAAGGCGTTGAAGTGGGAATAGCGATGGGAGAACTCGTCAACGACCCCGGGCTGAAGAGGAAGATCGGTGCGATAGGTGTATTGACCCATGGGAGGCTCGTGAGAAAAGAGCTGAACAAGCTGGCTGTGCTCATGGCCTTAGTCCCGAGGCTGAACCCAGAGTGGTATGGGCTGTGA
- a CDS encoding DMT family transporter yields MKKAELALLGVTVFWGFTFPAMKVSLDYFPPILFLTYRFALASLLLLLIFGRKVLKRETFKEGFILGLTLFFGHGFQIVGLKYTTVSNSAFITSLYVVFTPFIAYFMLGEKVTRRDLNSLALAVIGLYLISGAGTSINYGDFLTLLCAVSFAFQIVLVHKFGEKDYLSLNFWQLFWNFVFSAVFALAFEEPVSPKEILPWAGVVYTAVFATVIAFTVQLKYQRYTTAQRAALIYSSEPVFGSLAAYLTLGETLSLRGYLGAALIMSGILNEVRKK; encoded by the coding sequence ATGAAAAAAGCCGAGCTGGCACTCCTAGGTGTCACGGTCTTCTGGGGCTTCACTTTTCCAGCCATGAAGGTTAGCCTGGACTATTTTCCGCCGATACTCTTTTTGACATATCGCTTTGCCCTGGCATCGCTCCTCCTGCTCCTCATCTTTGGAAGGAAGGTCCTAAAGCGTGAGACCTTTAAGGAAGGCTTCATCCTAGGCCTTACGCTCTTCTTCGGCCACGGCTTCCAGATAGTCGGCCTCAAGTACACAACTGTCTCGAACTCGGCCTTCATAACCTCGCTCTACGTCGTCTTCACGCCATTCATAGCATACTTCATGCTCGGAGAAAAGGTGACCAGAAGAGACTTGAATTCACTCGCTTTAGCCGTTATCGGCCTCTATCTGATATCTGGGGCAGGGACGTCCATAAATTACGGAGACTTCCTTACACTCCTCTGTGCGGTGAGCTTCGCCTTCCAGATAGTCCTCGTCCACAAGTTCGGTGAGAAGGACTATCTCAGCCTGAACTTCTGGCAGCTGTTCTGGAACTTCGTCTTTTCGGCGGTCTTCGCCTTGGCCTTTGAAGAGCCGGTGTCCCCAAAGGAGATCCTCCCGTGGGCTGGCGTCGTCTACACCGCAGTCTTCGCCACTGTGATAGCGTTCACAGTCCAGCTCAAGTACCAGAGGTACACGACGGCCCAGAGGGCCGCTTTGATATACTCCTCCGAGCCAGTTTTCGGCTCGCTTGCGGCTTACCTGACTCTGGGCGAGACCCTTTCACTTAGGGGCTACCTGGGTGCGGCACTCATCATGAGCGGAATTCTGAACGAGGTCAGGAAAAAATAA
- a CDS encoding phosphoribosyltransferase encodes MDKVYLTWWQVDRAIFALADELRKNFMPDVIVGVARGGLIPAVRLSHILGDLEVKVIDVKFYKGIDDRMEKPVVTIPLHGSLEGKKVVVVDDVSDTGKTLEVVIEEVKKAGASEVKVACLSMKPWTKVVPDFYVFRTDKWIVFPWEEFPVVVRE; translated from the coding sequence ATGGACAAGGTCTATCTCACCTGGTGGCAGGTTGACAGGGCGATATTCGCCTTGGCGGACGAGCTGAGAAAGAACTTTATGCCCGATGTCATCGTTGGTGTCGCGAGGGGCGGACTTATCCCTGCTGTGAGGCTCAGCCACATCCTCGGCGACCTCGAGGTGAAGGTCATAGACGTCAAGTTCTACAAGGGAATCGATGATAGAATGGAGAAGCCAGTGGTAACGATACCGCTCCACGGCTCCCTTGAGGGTAAGAAGGTTGTGGTCGTTGATGATGTCAGCGACACCGGGAAGACTCTCGAAGTTGTCATCGAGGAAGTGAAGAAAGCCGGGGCAAGTGAGGTTAAGGTCGCCTGCCTCAGCATGAAGCCCTGGACGAAGGTCGTTCCGGACTTCTACGTCTTCAGAACGGACAAATGGATAGTCTTCCCGTGGGAGGAGTTCCCGGTTGTGGTGAGGGAGTGA
- a CDS encoding polysaccharide deacetylase family protein: MMMKRSYHFHAYQPGDIVYVHDGSGWDPIKYSERLSPVSLKIRDVEVKGRNWTRAVIKAYEYAGEVLESLPEKSVSVDFEPFTLYMILRYKPKIYGEIVELLGSHVEAVPTTPFHPIMPHLGRFDQEVLARVSFDFYTPFIGDSNVVGYWLPEAVITRETAEIIARAAGREVVFLLDERQFVGLNIPQAKYSCNTYRAGEKTAYAFGRDHQLSDAFAFNTLDVEGLIRAVAEGRIDVFKEKEGIPYLVHLASDLEALLANPQQLDRFLGWMRGLDERGVEGVNAVEFVRRKKDGRYKRLEGECSEHFRINIKDYSSWSDYYDLSVDGRTGDMRWLGMRREDGKVINRFYKGKKISQLWKYAFTKLFRELNRAVRFGVIDLIRKEKPEASREDVQEFLVRYSRAFFREHYEYFEMETGVDYIMEPIDGVDPTLAMKLGRIYYLMLLANHSCPRFWENIDTRVTFGNVAVMSKALIELMEVYMKEGLGERANFLLLEYMKLLSFPQLYYDYDLYKLPGIEGWETTEKAWFESLQSEVPNSQYNVVTRAALYTGKEALPDEVKDALGILYDFEGAVADTGHIPGELHGDWENKEWCEHRG; this comes from the coding sequence ATGATGATGAAGCGCTCCTATCACTTTCACGCTTATCAGCCCGGAGATATAGTCTACGTCCACGACGGCTCCGGCTGGGACCCAATAAAGTACTCCGAGAGGCTCAGCCCGGTCTCGCTGAAGATCAGGGACGTCGAGGTAAAGGGCAGGAACTGGACGAGGGCTGTCATAAAGGCCTATGAGTACGCCGGTGAAGTTCTCGAAAGCCTCCCGGAGAAGAGCGTCAGCGTCGATTTCGAACCCTTCACACTCTACATGATACTGAGGTACAAGCCGAAGATATACGGCGAGATAGTAGAGCTCCTCGGGAGCCACGTTGAAGCGGTCCCAACTACCCCGTTCCACCCAATAATGCCCCACCTGGGCAGGTTCGACCAAGAAGTCCTTGCGAGGGTGTCCTTCGACTTCTACACTCCATTTATCGGGGACTCCAACGTTGTCGGCTACTGGCTTCCAGAGGCCGTTATAACGAGGGAGACTGCGGAGATAATAGCGAGGGCCGCTGGAAGGGAGGTCGTCTTTCTGCTGGATGAGAGGCAGTTCGTCGGCCTTAACATCCCTCAAGCGAAGTACTCCTGCAACACCTACCGCGCCGGAGAGAAAACCGCGTACGCCTTCGGCAGGGATCACCAGCTCAGCGACGCCTTCGCCTTCAACACCCTTGACGTCGAGGGTTTAATCCGTGCCGTGGCAGAAGGCAGGATCGATGTCTTCAAGGAGAAGGAGGGGATACCCTACCTCGTTCACCTCGCGAGCGACCTTGAGGCCCTCTTGGCCAACCCCCAACAGCTCGACCGCTTCCTTGGGTGGATGAGGGGGCTAGACGAGAGAGGTGTCGAGGGAGTTAACGCCGTTGAGTTCGTCCGCAGGAAGAAGGACGGGAGGTATAAGAGGCTGGAAGGGGAGTGCAGTGAGCACTTCAGGATAAACATAAAGGACTACTCCAGCTGGAGCGACTACTACGACCTCAGCGTTGACGGCAGAACCGGGGACATGAGATGGCTCGGAATGAGGAGGGAGGACGGCAAGGTCATAAACCGCTTCTACAAGGGCAAAAAAATCTCCCAGCTCTGGAAGTACGCCTTCACCAAGCTCTTCCGCGAGCTCAACAGGGCCGTCCGCTTTGGGGTTATCGACCTGATAAGGAAGGAGAAGCCCGAGGCCAGCAGGGAAGATGTTCAGGAGTTCCTCGTCAGGTACTCAAGGGCCTTCTTCCGCGAGCACTACGAGTACTTTGAGATGGAGACTGGTGTGGATTACATCATGGAGCCAATAGACGGCGTTGACCCAACTCTCGCAATGAAGCTCGGCAGGATTTACTATCTCATGCTCCTGGCCAACCACTCCTGTCCGCGCTTCTGGGAGAACATAGACACGAGGGTGACCTTTGGCAACGTAGCGGTCATGAGCAAGGCCCTCATAGAGCTGATGGAGGTCTACATGAAGGAGGGCCTGGGGGAGAGGGCAAACTTCCTTCTCCTGGAGTACATGAAGCTCCTCTCCTTCCCCCAGCTCTATTACGACTACGACCTCTACAAGCTCCCAGGGATTGAAGGGTGGGAAACAACCGAGAAAGCGTGGTTTGAGTCCCTCCAGAGCGAGGTTCCCAACAGCCAGTACAACGTCGTCACGAGGGCTGCCCTCTACACTGGAAAGGAGGCCCTTCCCGATGAGGTCAAGGACGCCCTGGGAATTCTCTACGACTTCGAGGGAGCGGTCGCTGATACGGGCCACATACCCGGTGAACTCCACGGGGACTGGGAGAACAAGGAGTGGTGCGAGCACAGAGGGTAA
- the ileS gene encoding isoleucine--tRNA ligase, with the protein MIREPEFREYNPGQLEEKIERFWKENNTYEKVKKLRENGPKYYFLDGPPYVSGAIHLGTAWNKIIKDMIIRFRSMQGYNVRRQPGFDMHGLPIEVKVEQALKLKNKREIETKIGVDNFIKKCKEFALNNLKIMTEQFKQLGVWMDWDNPYMTIKNEYIESGWFTLKRAWEKGLLEKDKRVLHWCPRCQTALAEHEVRGEYKMRKDPSIYVKFPVEGKENEYLLIWTTTPWTLPANLAVAAHPEYEYAKVKVETEKGEEYWIMAKALVERVLSEVGVKGEIVETFKGEELEGIRYVHVLMEEYPAQKEFREKYEWAHRVILGEHVTLEDGTGLVHTAPGHGEEDFEVGQRYGLPVYSPVDDQGRYTEGKWKGTYVKEADPEIIEHLKEKGYLVKAGEIEHKYPHCWRCKTPLIFRATDQWFLKVSRVKDQIIKENDEKVTWYPDWVKVRYDNGVMNSGDWVISRQRYWGIPLPIWESEDGEYYVVGSFEELVKLAVAIEVNGERIDLPESYEEKLKVIEEKLGPEDLHRPYVDAFIIRVNGKEMKRVKDVVDVWFDSGIASWASLDYPRNKELFERLWPADFIVEGEDQVTKWFYSQQAASVIAFDTVPYRNVAMHGYVLDEKGDKMSKSLGNIIRPEEVVQREGRDPFRFYMLWATNPWENLRFSWKGLEQVKRMLNILWNVYVLSATYMSLDNFDPRNVPGELPFREEDRWILSRVNSLIGDVTEGIETFRLTKATRAIHNFIVEDLSRWYVRLIRKRMWVEGDDPDKLAAYYTVWKVFDVLLRLMAPFTPYIAEEIYQNLLRPFVGVESVHMLDWPEADEEAIDEELEREMEYVRRIVEAGSSARQRAKIKLRYPVRRIIIETGDETVKRAVERLNYLLRDQLNAKEVVVGKVERELIVKPNFAKVGPEFKGDAKKVIAWISEHGRELYEKGEVDVEIEGKTFHLTREHITIEEKLPDFLVAEDFEGGRVFVDKTLTRELLAEGLAREFVRRIQEMRKRLDLDVNDRIRVTIETTDENRELLQEKIDYIMRETRAVEVRFEEAKGYVVEWPEVQAKIGIEKVEG; encoded by the coding sequence ATGATCAGGGAGCCAGAGTTTAGGGAGTACAACCCAGGTCAGCTCGAGGAGAAGATAGAGCGCTTTTGGAAGGAGAACAACACCTACGAGAAGGTGAAAAAGCTCAGGGAGAACGGCCCGAAGTACTACTTCCTCGACGGGCCTCCGTATGTGAGCGGTGCAATCCACCTCGGTACGGCCTGGAACAAGATAATCAAGGACATGATAATCCGCTTCAGGAGCATGCAGGGCTACAACGTTAGGAGACAGCCCGGTTTCGACATGCACGGCCTTCCTATAGAGGTCAAGGTCGAGCAGGCGCTGAAGCTGAAGAACAAGCGCGAGATAGAGACCAAGATAGGCGTTGACAACTTCATAAAGAAGTGCAAGGAGTTCGCCCTCAACAACCTCAAAATCATGACCGAGCAGTTCAAGCAGCTGGGAGTCTGGATGGACTGGGACAACCCGTACATGACGATAAAGAACGAGTACATCGAGTCTGGATGGTTCACGCTCAAGAGGGCGTGGGAGAAGGGCCTCCTTGAGAAGGACAAGCGCGTCCTCCACTGGTGCCCGAGGTGTCAGACGGCCCTGGCCGAGCACGAGGTCCGCGGCGAGTACAAGATGAGGAAGGATCCAAGCATCTACGTAAAGTTCCCGGTTGAGGGCAAGGAGAACGAGTACCTCCTCATCTGGACGACGACGCCCTGGACCCTTCCGGCTAACCTCGCCGTTGCCGCCCACCCGGAGTACGAGTACGCGAAGGTTAAGGTCGAGACCGAGAAGGGCGAGGAGTACTGGATAATGGCAAAGGCCCTCGTGGAGAGGGTTCTCAGCGAGGTAGGGGTTAAGGGTGAAATCGTCGAGACGTTTAAAGGAGAAGAGCTTGAGGGGATACGCTACGTCCACGTTCTGATGGAGGAGTACCCTGCCCAGAAGGAGTTCCGCGAGAAGTACGAGTGGGCTCACAGGGTCATCCTCGGCGAGCACGTCACGCTCGAGGACGGTACTGGGCTGGTTCACACAGCACCAGGTCACGGTGAGGAGGACTTCGAGGTCGGCCAGCGCTACGGTCTGCCCGTTTACAGCCCAGTGGATGACCAGGGAAGGTACACCGAAGGAAAGTGGAAGGGAACCTACGTCAAAGAGGCGGATCCAGAGATAATCGAGCACCTGAAGGAGAAGGGCTACCTCGTGAAGGCCGGGGAAATAGAGCACAAGTACCCGCACTGCTGGCGCTGTAAGACCCCGCTCATATTCCGCGCCACCGACCAGTGGTTCCTAAAGGTCAGCAGGGTCAAGGACCAGATAATCAAGGAGAACGACGAGAAGGTCACCTGGTATCCCGACTGGGTGAAAGTCAGGTATGACAACGGCGTCATGAACTCCGGCGACTGGGTCATAAGCAGGCAGCGCTACTGGGGAATCCCGCTCCCGATATGGGAGAGCGAGGACGGAGAATACTACGTCGTTGGAAGCTTTGAAGAGCTCGTTAAATTAGCAGTTGCGATAGAGGTCAACGGCGAGAGGATAGACCTTCCGGAGAGCTATGAAGAAAAGCTGAAGGTCATAGAGGAGAAGCTCGGCCCGGAGGACCTCCACAGACCCTACGTCGATGCCTTCATCATAAGGGTGAACGGCAAGGAGATGAAGCGCGTAAAGGACGTAGTGGATGTCTGGTTCGACAGCGGAATAGCGAGCTGGGCTTCCCTCGACTACCCGAGAAACAAGGAGCTCTTCGAGAGGCTCTGGCCCGCGGATTTCATCGTTGAGGGCGAAGACCAGGTCACCAAGTGGTTCTACTCCCAGCAGGCTGCAAGCGTTATCGCCTTCGACACCGTTCCCTACAGGAATGTTGCCATGCACGGCTACGTCCTTGATGAGAAGGGCGACAAGATGAGCAAGAGCCTCGGCAACATCATAAGGCCTGAAGAAGTCGTCCAGAGGGAGGGAAGGGACCCCTTCAGGTTCTACATGCTCTGGGCGACGAACCCCTGGGAGAACCTCCGCTTCAGCTGGAAGGGACTTGAGCAGGTCAAGCGCATGCTGAACATCCTCTGGAACGTTTATGTGCTTTCAGCAACATACATGAGTCTGGATAACTTCGACCCGAGAAATGTCCCCGGGGAACTTCCCTTCAGGGAAGAGGACAGGTGGATACTCAGCAGGGTTAACAGCCTCATCGGAGATGTTACAGAGGGCATAGAGACCTTCAGGCTCACCAAAGCCACGAGGGCCATCCACAACTTCATAGTGGAGGACCTGAGCAGGTGGTACGTCAGGCTCATCAGGAAGCGCATGTGGGTCGAGGGCGACGACCCGGACAAATTAGCGGCCTACTACACCGTCTGGAAGGTCTTCGACGTTTTGCTTCGCTTGATGGCACCCTTCACGCCCTACATAGCCGAGGAGATATACCAGAACCTCCTGAGGCCCTTCGTCGGTGTTGAGAGCGTCCACATGCTCGACTGGCCGGAGGCGGACGAAGAAGCCATCGACGAGGAGCTTGAGAGGGAGATGGAGTACGTCAGGAGAATCGTCGAGGCCGGCTCAAGCGCCAGGCAGAGGGCGAAGATAAAGCTCCGCTACCCCGTCAGGAGAATAATCATCGAGACCGGGGACGAGACAGTTAAGAGGGCCGTCGAGAGGCTGAACTACCTTCTGAGAGACCAGCTCAACGCCAAGGAAGTCGTAGTTGGAAAGGTCGAGCGCGAGCTCATCGTAAAGCCGAACTTCGCCAAAGTTGGACCGGAGTTCAAGGGAGACGCCAAGAAGGTCATAGCTTGGATAAGCGAGCACGGAAGGGAGCTCTACGAGAAGGGTGAAGTGGACGTCGAAATAGAGGGCAAGACCTTCCACCTCACGAGGGAGCACATAACCATCGAAGAGAAGCTGCCTGACTTCCTAGTTGCTGAGGACTTCGAGGGCGGAAGGGTCTTTGTGGACAAGACCCTCACGAGGGAGCTTCTCGCCGAGGGACTCGCCAGGGAGTTCGTCAGGAGAATCCAGGAGATGCGCAAGCGCCTTGATCTGGACGTGAACGACCGCATTAGGGTCACCATCGAGACCACCGACGAGAACCGGGAGCTCCTCCAGGAGAAGATCGACTACATAATGCGCGAAACGAGGGCGGTAGAGGTTCGCTTCGAGGAAGCTAAAGGCTACGTCGTTGAATGGCCCGAAGTCCAGGCGAAGATAGGGATCGAGAAGGTCGAGGGCTGA
- the thpR gene encoding RNA 2',3'-cyclic phosphodiesterase, whose amino-acid sequence MRAFIAIDVSDEVRDSLLKAQERIGNRSAKIKFVERENFHVTLKFLGEIDETTAEEVKKALAKIAEKHRKHRVRVKGIGVFPNPNYVRVIWAGVENDEGIKAIAEDVERAMRRLGFKKDKDFVAHITIGRVKFVRDKVELAMALRELANEDFGEFEVEAIELKKSTLTPKGPIYETVARFELKEPEEKK is encoded by the coding sequence ATGAGGGCCTTCATAGCCATCGACGTCAGCGATGAGGTTAGGGACAGCCTGCTCAAAGCCCAAGAGAGGATAGGGAACAGATCCGCCAAGATAAAGTTCGTCGAGAGGGAGAACTTCCACGTGACGCTTAAGTTCCTCGGCGAGATAGATGAAACGACGGCCGAGGAGGTAAAAAAGGCCCTGGCCAAGATAGCTGAGAAGCACAGAAAGCACCGTGTTCGCGTCAAGGGCATCGGCGTTTTTCCCAACCCAAACTACGTCCGCGTTATCTGGGCGGGCGTAGAGAACGACGAGGGCATAAAGGCAATAGCGGAGGACGTCGAGAGGGCCATGAGGAGGCTCGGCTTCAAGAAGGACAAGGACTTCGTGGCCCACATAACCATAGGAAGGGTGAAGTTCGTTAGGGACAAGGTTGAGCTGGCGATGGCCCTGAGAGAACTCGCCAACGAGGACTTCGGGGAGTTCGAGGTCGAGGCGATAGAGCTGAAGAAGAGCACACTTACTCCTAAGGGGCCGATCTACGAGACGGTAGCGAGGTTTGAGCTCAAAGAGCCGGAGGAGAAGAAATGA